A window of the Deinococcus aquiradiocola genome harbors these coding sequences:
- a CDS encoding class I SAM-dependent methyltransferase, which produces MNTDLHDHWNTVYLTKSADTLSWYQAEPHLSLELIAGAQLNPDDAIIDVGAGASALADALLRRGARDLTLLDLSEQALAVTRSRLGSAPQVRYLSADLLNADLPQSHYALWHDRAVFHFLTDEADRARYVHQASRAVRPGGTLVLGTFAPDGPKRCSGLEARQYGPEQLGGIFAPTFHLTAARHEQHLTPGGQVQTFTFVVLNRLL; this is translated from the coding sequence TTGAACACCGACCTGCACGACCACTGGAACACCGTCTATCTGACCAAGTCCGCCGACACCCTCAGCTGGTATCAGGCCGAGCCGCACCTGAGTCTGGAGTTGATCGCTGGCGCGCAGCTGAACCCGGACGACGCCATCATCGACGTGGGCGCAGGAGCCTCGGCACTGGCCGACGCCCTGCTCCGGCGCGGGGCACGCGACCTGACCCTGCTGGACCTCTCCGAGCAGGCGCTCGCCGTGACACGCTCCCGCCTGGGAAGCGCGCCGCAGGTACGGTACCTGAGTGCCGACCTCCTGAACGCCGACCTGCCACAGAGCCACTACGCGCTCTGGCATGACCGTGCCGTGTTCCATTTCCTGACTGACGAGGCCGACCGTGCCCGCTACGTGCACCAGGCCAGCCGTGCCGTCCGGCCAGGCGGCACACTGGTGCTCGGCACGTTCGCCCCAGACGGCCCGAAACGCTGCAGCGGACTCGAAGCGCGGCAGTACGGTCCCGAACAGCTGGGGGGGATCTTCGCTCCCACCTTCCACCTGACGGCGGCCCGGCACGAACAGCACCTGACGCCCGGCGGTCAGGTGCAGACCTTCACCTTCGTCGTGCTGAACCGCCTGCTCTGA
- a CDS encoding DUF6691 family protein has translation MTYSPTTSVRRTRSLPAALSLLAYLLAGTFFGVVLVKSEAASWYRIQEMFRFQSFHMYGLIGSAVLTGLPTTWLLRRFQTRSLTGQTIQIQSKDPGLPRYVLGGLIFGLGWGLAGVCPGPVFTLLGSGVWAMLIVLFFALLGTWLYGVLRDRLPH, from the coding sequence TTGACGTACAGCCCGACCACTTCCGTACGACGGACCCGTTCCCTTCCCGCCGCTCTCTCTCTCCTCGCCTATCTGCTGGCCGGCACCTTCTTCGGCGTGGTCCTCGTGAAGAGCGAGGCGGCCAGCTGGTACCGCATTCAGGAGATGTTCCGCTTCCAATCCTTCCACATGTACGGCCTGATCGGCTCGGCCGTCCTGACCGGCCTGCCCACCACCTGGCTGCTCAGGCGCTTCCAGACCCGTTCGCTGACGGGCCAGACCATTCAAATCCAGTCCAAGGATCCCGGCCTGCCCCGGTACGTGCTCGGCGGCCTGATCTTCGGGCTCGGCTGGGGGCTGGCAGGCGTCTGTCCCGGCCCGGTCTTCACCCTGCTCGGCAGCGGCGTGTGGGCCATGCTGATCGTGTTGTTCTTCGCTCTGCTCGGCACCTGGCTGTACGGCGTGCTCCGCGACCGCCTGCCGCACTGA
- a CDS encoding YeeE/YedE family protein, protein MTDLLTSPWPWYVGGPLIGLMVPLLLLGNKTFGISANLRHACAILLPDAAKPAFFRYDWRKERWNLMFAAGLVLGGLLAGLVFANPHATHLSSRAVQSLHDLGVSLRPGLLPPELLDLHRPVVWLILSLSGLLVGFGTRYGGGCTSGHAITGLSMRQFPSLVATVSFFAGGILSANFVLPLLLK, encoded by the coding sequence ATGACCGACCTTCTGACCTCTCCCTGGCCCTGGTATGTCGGCGGCCCGCTGATCGGGCTGATGGTGCCGCTGCTGCTGCTCGGCAACAAGACCTTCGGCATCAGCGCCAACCTCCGGCACGCCTGCGCCATCCTGCTGCCCGACGCCGCCAAACCCGCCTTCTTCCGCTACGACTGGCGCAAGGAACGCTGGAACCTGATGTTCGCCGCTGGACTGGTGCTGGGCGGCCTGCTGGCCGGACTGGTGTTCGCCAACCCCCACGCGACCCACCTCAGCAGCCGGGCCGTTCAGTCCCTGCATGACCTCGGAGTCTCCCTGCGGCCCGGACTGCTCCCGCCAGAACTGCTCGACCTGCACCGCCCGGTCGTGTGGCTGATCCTGTCGCTCTCCGGTCTGCTGGTGGGCTTCGGTACGCGCTACGGGGGCGGCTGCACCAGCGGGCACGCCATCACCGGGCTCAGCATGCGGCAGTTCCCGAGTCTGGTGGCCACCGTCAGTTTCTTCGCGGGCGGCATCCTGAGCGCCAACTTCGTCCTGCCGCTGCTGCTGAAGTAG
- a CDS encoding sulfite exporter TauE/SafE family protein, translating into MTLTILGALLIGLSLGLLGSGGSILTVPVLVYLVGESGKLAIVESLAVVGLIALVGAAPHLRKRCIDARAVLLFGIPGLLGTSLGTLLSHRMPAAVQLLIFAVVMLIAAVRMFRPMPEHLGSRPRAWWQVTLAGLGVGVLTGVVGVGGGFLILPALVLLLGLSMARAVGTSLVIIAMNSALGFAMHVTGQATPLHWPVIGLIAGIGILGSLAGAQLSSRCSPLLLRRSFAGFLVLLGGYILLTSLPHALHGSVQRAAAVQTSTLVNRP; encoded by the coding sequence GTGACCCTCACGATCCTGGGCGCCCTGCTGATCGGACTGTCGCTCGGGCTGCTCGGCTCGGGCGGCTCCATCCTGACTGTGCCTGTCCTGGTGTACCTCGTCGGTGAGTCCGGCAAGCTCGCCATCGTCGAGAGCCTCGCCGTCGTGGGCCTGATCGCCCTGGTCGGTGCCGCACCCCACCTCAGGAAACGCTGTATCGACGCCCGAGCCGTCCTGCTGTTCGGCATTCCCGGCCTGCTCGGCACCTCACTCGGGACCCTGCTCAGCCACCGGATGCCCGCCGCCGTACAGCTGCTGATCTTCGCCGTGGTCATGCTGATCGCCGCCGTGCGGATGTTCAGACCCATGCCGGAACACCTTGGCTCCCGGCCCCGCGCGTGGTGGCAGGTGACGCTGGCCGGACTGGGCGTCGGCGTGCTGACCGGCGTGGTCGGCGTGGGAGGCGGCTTCCTGATCCTGCCCGCTCTGGTGCTGCTGCTTGGACTGAGCATGGCCCGCGCAGTCGGTACCAGCCTCGTGATCATCGCCATGAACTCCGCGCTGGGCTTCGCCATGCACGTGACCGGACAGGCCACGCCACTGCACTGGCCGGTCATCGGCCTGATCGCCGGGATCGGCATCCTGGGCAGCCTCGCGGGCGCTCAGCTCTCCAGCCGATGCTCACCCCTGCTGCTGCGCCGCTCATTCGCGGGCTTCCTGGTGCTGCTCGGCGGCTACATCCTCCTCACCAGCCTGCCGCACGCCCTGCATGGAAGTGTTCAGCGTGCTGCAGCGGTGCAGACCTCCACACTGGTGAACCGCCCATGA